One Megalopta genalis isolate 19385.01 chromosome 11, iyMegGena1_principal, whole genome shotgun sequence genomic region harbors:
- the LOC117226347 gene encoding activating signal cointegrator 1: MNEWVQKNLSELLDFPVIEDIVTYLTKIENERDLDEALYNLLDRTNPRHEKFIVDFKKQALNKDQGYKRPNNVGNECTKQNGKKKGKVKSKEKRENKQFQENVKVEKIEKKKIKFTNLYSSDGKDGQIVLLKGRHKCDCEARRHALINNCQSCGRIVCMQEGAGPCLFCNQLVCSPKDQMILSKDTKQASVIYNKLMNQKPVKGVEESIKQRDKLLEYDRFGTQGTKVIDDECDYYQTSNIWMSSSKREYLQKLEEEKNARRHMSRLNKKINITFDIMGREVIEEKEYDDFNEDQFIDISDIDITEFSSHNMCSDIECERPIYVKSNESELCMTRSNVSSGIQNIIQDKEYLEMSDLGVCLSMHQPYASLLVAGIKMHEGRTWYSTHRGRLWIAATAKPPTRDDILSHEHFYRLIKNDNIAFPESYPISCLLGCVTVTDVLPQEEYRKVYPNGESDSPYVFICENFYSLPMKFPIQGKHKIYKLDSKIHQAAVKMLEKAMKNSF, translated from the exons ATGAATGAATGGGTACAAAAAAATCTATCCGAACTCTTAGATTTTCCTGTTATAGAAGATATTGTAAC aTATCTTACGAAAATAGAAAATGAGAGAGATTTAGACGAGGCCTTGTATAATCTGTTAGATCGTACTAATCCTAGGCACGAGAAATTTATTGTAGACTTCAAAAAACAAG CATTAAACAAAGATCAAGGATACAAAAGACCAAATAATGTAGGTAATGAATGTACAAAACAAAAtggaaagaaaaaaggaaaagttAAATCAAAAGAGAAGCGAGAAAACAAACAG TTTCAAGAAAATGTAAAGgtagaaaaaatagaaaaaaagaaaattaagtttACAAATTTGTATTCATCAGATGGCAAGGATGGacaaatagttttgttaaaaG GCAGACATAAATGTGATTGCGAAGCAAGAAGACATGCATTAATCAACAATTGCCAGAGTTGTGGAAGAATAGTTTGCATGCAAGAAGGAGCGGGCCCTTGTCTTTTTTGTAATCAGCTTGTATGCTCTCCAAAGGATCAGATGATCCTCAGTAAAGATACCAAACAAGCtagtgtaatatataataagttaATGAATCAAAAACCAGTCAAAGGAGTCGAGGAATCCATCAAGCAAAGAGATAAACTTCTTGAATATGATCGTTTTGG taCACAGGGTACAAAGGTGATCGATGATGAATGTGATTACTATCAAACAAGCAATATTTGGATGTCGAGTAGTAAAAGGGAATACCTACAAAaattagaagaagaaaaaaatgcaAGAAGACATATGTCCCGTCTGaataaaaaaatcaatattacaTTTGACATCATGGGTAGAGAAGTAATTGAAGAAAAGGAATATGATGATTTTAATGAAGATCAGTTTATAGACATTTCTGATATAGACATTACTGAATTCAGTAGCCACAATATGTGTTCGGATATAGAATGTGAACGTCCGATT TATGTAAAATCTAATGAGTCTGAATTGTGTATGACTAGAAGCAATGTTTCATCTGGAATACAAAACATTATTCAAGACAAGGAATATTTAGAAATGTCTGATTTGGGAGTATGTTTGAGCATGCATCAGCCATATGCATCTCTGTTAGTAGCTGGGATAAAAAT GCACGAAGGACGAACTTGGTACAGCACACACAGAGGGAGATTGTGGATAGCTGCAACAGCTAAACCACCAACTAGAGATGACATTTTGAGTCATGAACATTTCTATCGCCTTATAAAGAATG ATAACATCGCATTTCCCGAGAGTTATCCGATTAGTTGTTTACTAGGCTGTGTAACCGTGACGGACGTTTTACCTCAAGAAGAGTACAGAAAAGTTTATCCAAATGGAGAGAGTGATAGTCCATATGTCTTCATATGCGAGAATTTTTACTCATTACCAATGAAATTTCCAATACAAGGAAAGCATAAAATTT ATAAGTTGGACTCAAAAATACATCAAGCAGCTGTTAAAATGTTAGAAAAAGCTATGAAAAATTCTTTCTAA